Proteins encoded by one window of Gouania willdenowi chromosome 4, fGouWil2.1, whole genome shotgun sequence:
- the fh gene encoding fumarate hydratase, mitochondrial: MFRSLKHVQRLSCSLRGLQTHNVNSKALICTSRMAASDFRVERDTFGELKVPSDKYYGAQTVRSTMNFKIGGPSERMPLPVIKAFGILKKAAADVNKDYGLDPKIADAIMQAAEEVSAGKLDDHFPLVVWQTGSGTQTNMNVNEVISNRAIEIMGGQLGSKDPVHPNDHVNKSQSSNDTFPTAMHIAAATEVHGVLLPGLQTLHDALAAKAEEFKDIIKIGRTHTQDAVPLSLGQEFSGYVQQVKYSIERVKAAMPRVYELAAGGTAVGTGLNTRIGFAEKVASTVSALTGLPFVTAPNKFEALAAHDALVELSGALNTVAVSMMKIANDIRFLGSGPRSGLGELILPENEPGSSIMPGKVNPTQCEAMTMVAAQVMGNHVAVTIGGSNGHFELNVFKPMMIKNVLNSARLIGDASVSFTNNCVVGIQANTERINKLMNESLMLVTALNPHIGYDKAAAIAKTAHKKGSTLKAVAVELGYLTEEQFDQWVVPSDMLGPK, from the coding sequence ATGTTTCGGTCTCTGAAACACGTCCAGCGGCTGAGCTGCAGCCTCCGGGGTTTGCAAACCCACAACGTGAACTCCAAAGCCCTTATCTGCACGTCCAGGATGGCTGCCTCAGACTTCCGGGTCGAGCGTGACACGTTTGGTGAGCTAAAGGTCCCGTCGGATAAGTACTACGGTGCCCAGACTGTCAGATCCACCATGAACTTCAAGATAGGAGGACCCAGTGAGAGAATGCCTCTTCCAGTGATCAAGGCCTTTGGGATCCTAAAGAAAGCTGCGGCTGACGTCAACAAAGATTACGGCCTCGACCCAAAGATTGCAGACGCGATCATGCAGGCAGCAGAGGAGGTTTCAGCTGGAAAGCTGGACGATCACTTCCCTCTGGTGGTGTGGCAGACGGGATCTGGAACCCAGACCAACATGAACGTCAACGAGGTAATCAGTAACAGGGCGATCGAGATCATGGGAGGCCAACTGGGCTCCAAGGATCCAGTTCACCCCAATGACCATGTCAACAAAAGCCAGAGCTCCAACGACACCTTCCCCACTGCCATGCACATCGCTGCAGCCACTGAGGTCCACGGGGTTTTGTTGCCAGGTCTGCAGACTCTTCATGATGCACTAGCTGCCAAGGCTGAGGAGTTCAAAGACATCATCAAAATTGGGCGGACTCACACCCAGGATGCTGTGCCGCTGTCACTTGGGCAGGAGTTTAGTGGTTATGTCCAACAGGTGAAGTACAGCATTGAAAGAGTAAAAGCTGCCATGCCCAGGGTGTACGAGCTGGCAGCTGGAGGAACCGCTGTAGGAACTGGGCTCAACACCCGCATCGGCTTTGCAGAGAAAGTCGCCTCAACCGTCTCAGCTCTCACTGGCCTCCCATTTGTCACAGCTCCCAATAAATTTGAAGCTCTGGCTGCTCACGACGCCCTGGTGGAGCTAAGTGGAGCCCTCAACACCGTGGCCGTCAGCATGATGAAGATAGCCAACGACATTCGCTTCCTCGGATCAGGACCTCGCTCTGGTCTGGGGGAGCTCATCCTGCCAGAGAACGAACCAGGCAGCAGCATCATGCCTGGTAAAGTCAACCCCACCCAGTGTGAAGCAATGACCATGGTGGCAGCCCAGGTGATGGGGAACCATGTAGCCGTCACCATCGGAGGCAGCAACGGACACTTTGAGCTCAACGTGTTCAAACCCATGATGATCAAGAACGTGCTGAACTCGGCGAGGCTGATCGGAGACGCGTCTGTTTCGTTCACTAACAACTGCGTGGTGGGAATCCAGGCCAACACGGAGAGGATCAACAAGCTCATGAACGAGTCTCTCATGCTGGTGACGGCACTCAACCCTCACATCGGCTACGACAAGGCGGCGGCCATCGCCAAGACGGCGCACAAGAAGGGCTCTACGCTGAAGGCTGTGGCCGTAGAGCTGGGATATCTGACAGAGGAGCAGTTTGATCAGTGGGTGGTTCCCAGTGACATGCTGGGACCTAAGTGA
- the mrpl54 gene encoding large ribosomal subunit protein mL54, whose translation MSGCRLFSVVVLTKCIKSSRAPLLCSPSVLDRVQRCGYAKKVVGKGKGKGMVKEELKGPEVCTDPVRLTSYAVGANIYKQGEDPKLKPFEEYPEWLFNLNLGEPKKLSELEPDSWEYWKRLRKENIWRHNRLHKGKKF comes from the exons ATGTCAGGGTGTCGTTTATTTAGCGTGGTTGTGTTAacgaaatgcattaaaagcagcCGTGCACCGCTGTTGTGTTCACCTAGTGTGCTGGACAGAGTGCAGAGGTGTGGATATGCCAAGAAAGTTG TGGGTAAAGGAAAAGGTAAAGGTATGGTAAAGGAGGAGCTGAAAGGTCCAGAGGTGTGTACAGACCCTGTCAGACTCACCTCATATGCAGTCGGAGCCAACATCTATAAACAAGGGGAAGACCCCAAACTGAAGCCTTTTGAAGAATATCCTGAGTG GTTGTTCAATCTGAATCTGGGGGAGCCGAAAAAGCTGTCAGAACTAGAACCAGACAGCTGGGAATACTGGAAAAGACTGAGGAAAGAGAACATTTGGCGTCATAACAGATTGCATAAAGGGAAGAAGTTTTAG
- the fam32a gene encoding protein FAM32A-like: MSEYSGVQKSALKLKGMGNMSAGKKKKKKDKERKERLEQAVANDNNNEELKSKKAYIDKRTPAQIAFDKMQEKRQMERILNKASKTHKHRVEDFNRHLDNLTEHYDIPKVSWTK; this comes from the exons ATGTCCGAGTATTCTGGAGTTCAGAAGAGCGCCCTGAAGCTTAAAGGCATGGGAAATATGTCGGCTGGTAAAAA gaagaagaagaaggataAAGAGAGGAAGGAACGCCTGGAGCAGGCAGTTGCCAACGACAACAACAACGAGGAGCTGAAATCTAAGAAGGCCTACATCGACAAAAGGACACCCGCACAGATCGCCTTTGACAAGATGCAGGAGAAAAGA cAAATGGAACGGATTTTAAACAAAGCatcgaaaacacacaaacacagagtgGAG gACTTTAATCGTCACTTGGACAACCTGACAGAGCATTATGACATCCCTAAAGTCAGCTGGACCAAGTAG